The Natribaculum luteum genome contains the following window.
CGATCAGTTCTCGGACCGGAGATCCTGAAATGCGCCCACGAAGTCGTCGTGGCTGGTCATCCCCGAGACGGTATCGTCGACTCGCTTCCGAAGGCGGTCGACGCGCTCGCGGAGTCGCCGGTACTCCTCGTTGTCCTCGAGTTCCCACTCCGTCTTCTCTGCCTCGAGGAGCGCCTTCTTCGAGACGAGCGAGTAGTACCGCTGGACGTCGGCCTCGTAGTCGGCTCGCCTCGAGACGCTCTGGACGACCTCGACGAGTTCGTCCTTCGAGACCGGTTTGACCAGGTAATCGTCGAAGCCCATCTCGATGATGTCGAAGTCGGGATCGACCGCGGTCACCATGACGACCCGACAGTCGCATCCGACGTCCCGGATCTCCCGGAGGACGTCGTCCCCCGAACGCCCGGGCATTCGCCGATCGAGGAGGACCACCTCGAGCGAATCGGACAACATCTCGAGCGCCTCTTCGCCGTCGTAGGCCGTCGCGACGGCCCAGTCCTGCTGGAGCCACATCGCGAACAGATCCGCGAGCTGGGTTTCGTCGTCGACGACGAGCACGTCAGGTCCGTCGCTCATCGACGGGCCCCCTCCTGTCCCTTCATCGATAGCATTACAGGTTTCCCATGGTAGTAACCAGTGATAAAGCTCGCGCTCACCGTTATCCCGTCGGGCGAATCAGGCCGTTGCGATCGCACTCGTGACGCGATCGGGTATTCACGGATCGTCGTCGTACGGTTTACCATTCGGTCATCGACGGCCGATCTGCGAACGCGCGAGAGAAGGAGATTGGACGAGGACGATCCCGTGTCGCAAACGAGTGCCGGACGGGTCGCCGGCCGGTCTCGACAACTCGTCGAACCGTCACGCCCGTTCGCTGGCGAGACCGACAGTCAGAGCGTCGAGACCGGCGTTATTTGCCTTCGAACTCGGGTTCGTCGTCGCCGAAGAAGGCGTTGATACCCTCGTGGACGTCCTCGGAGTTGACGACGTGTCCGAAGCCCATCGACTCGACCTCAAGTCCGGCCTCGTGGTTGTCCCAGCCGCTGTGCATCGCGCGCTTGGTAAAGCGCATCGCGAGCGGCGGGCCGCCGGCGAGTTTCGCGGCGTACTCGTGTGCGGCCGTCTCGAACTCGTCGGGTTCGACGACCTCGTTGACGAACCCGTACTCGGCCATCTCCTCGGCGGGGAACCGCTCTGCGGTGAAGATGATCTCTTTTGCACGGCCCATGCCGACGATGCGCTGGAGACGCTGCGTGCCGCCCCACCCCGGCAGCAGGCCGAGGTCGAACTCGGGCTGGCCGAACTCCGAGCGCGTGGTGGCGATCCGGACGTCGGCACACGTCGCGAGTTCCATCCCGCCGCCCAGACAGTAGCCGTCGATGGCGGCGACGACTGGCATCTCGATCTCCTCGAGGCGGCCGAACGTCTCCTGGCCGTACTTCGAGAGTTCGACCGCACCGAACGGGTCGGTGCCGCTGCCGGCGATGC
Protein-coding sequences here:
- a CDS encoding HalX domain-containing protein is translated as MSDGPDVLVVDDETQLADLFAMWLQQDWAVATAYDGEEALEMLSDSLEVVLLDRRMPGRSGDDVLREIRDVGCDCRVVMVTAVDPDFDIIEMGFDDYLVKPVSKDELVEVVQSVSRRADYEADVQRYYSLVSKKALLEAEKTEWELEDNEEYRRLRERVDRLRKRVDDTVSGMTSHDDFVGAFQDLRSEN